In Synergistota bacterium, the sequence CTCGTGAGCATGCCGTCTTATGCCTTAAGTATCTTAAGGTCGCTGGTGTCATAGCTGAGAGTATATCGAGGATATACTATAGAAATGCGGTGAATAATGGTTTTATGATTCTTGAATGTCCTGATGTTACGAAAAAGGTCAAGACAGGTGACGAGCTTGAAGTTGAGCCTGAGACTGGAAGAATAAAGAACCTTACGACGGGAGAGGAGTTCTATGCTCATCCAGTTTCCGGGTTAGAGAAGGAGATAATGGAAAAAGGCGGGCTTATAGAGTACATAAAGTCGCAGATGGGAAGGTGAGCTAAGAATGGGAATGACCTTTGCT encodes:
- a CDS encoding 3-isopropylmalate dehydratase small subunit; translation: MAVLRGKAWVFGDNIDTDLIYHGKYLPITDPEEMAKHAMEYVPGMENFAKEVKPGDLVVAGRNFGSGSSREHAVLCLKYLKVAGVIAESISRIYYRNAVNNGFMILECPDVTKKVKTGDELEVEPETGRIKNLTTGEEFYAHPVSGLEKEIMEKGGLIEYIKSQMGR